The Rattus rattus isolate New Zealand chromosome 1, Rrattus_CSIRO_v1, whole genome shotgun sequence genome includes a region encoding these proteins:
- the Higd1c gene encoding HIG1 domain family member 1C, producing MSSDEWSAAEDEGQLSRLLRKSRDSPFVPVGMAGFVAVLSYGLYKLNSRRDQKMSLHLIHVRVAAQGCAVGAVTLGVLYSMYKDYIRPRFFDAPKK from the exons ATGTCTTCAGATGAGTGGTCAGCAGCTGAGGACGAAGGCCAGTTGTCCCGACTCCTCAGGAAATCAAGAGACTCCCCCTTCGTCCCTGTGG GCATGGCGGGCTTTGTGGCTGTGCTGTCCTATGGTCTTTACAAGCTAAATTCCAGAAGAGATCAGAAGATGTCCCTTCATTTAATCCACGTGCGGGTGGCTGCCCAAGGATGCGCCGTGGGGGCCGTGACTCTGG GTGTCCTCTACTCTATGTATAAGGATTACATCAGACCTCGGTTCTTCGATGCACCgaaaaaataa